A part of Leishmania infantum JPCM5 genome chromosome 13 genomic DNA contains:
- a CDS encoding alpha tubulin, translated as MRDAHTRTPTEKKTRSSSLSFFEQTPLNRLLTPLSSFSAMREAICIHIGQAGCQVGNACWELFCLEHGIQPDGSMPSDKCIGVEDDAFNTFFSETGAGKHVPRCIFLDLEPTVVDEVRTGTYRQLFNPEQLVSGKEDAANNYARGHYTIGKEIVDLALDRIRKLADNCTGLQGFMVFHAVGGGTGSGLGALLLERLSVDYGKKSKLGYTVYPSPQVSTAVVEPYNCVLSTHSLLEHTDVATMLDNEAIYDLTRRSLDIERPSYTNVNRLIGQVVSSLTASLRFDGALNVDLTEFQTNLVPYPRIHFVLTSYAPVVSAEKAYHEQLSVADITNSVFEPAGMLTKCDPRHGKYMSCCLMYRGDVVPKDVNAAIATIKTKRTIQFVDWCPTGFKCGINYQPPTVVPGGDLAKVQRAVCMIANSTAIAEVFARIDHKFDLMYSKRAFVHWYVGEGMEEGEFSEAREDLAALEKDYEEVGAESADDMGEEDVEEY; from the coding sequence ATGCgcgatgcacacacgcgcacgcccaccgaaaaaaaaacgcgcaGCTCTTCGCTCTCGTTCTTCGAACAAACACCTTTAAACCGCCTTCTAacccctctttcttctttttcagCCATGCGTGAGGCTATCTGCATCCACATCGGCCAGGCCGGCTGCCAGGTCGGTAACGCGTGCTGGGAGCTGTTCTGCCTTGAGCACGGCATCCAGCCTGATGGCTCCATGCCCTCTGACAAGTGCATCGGTGTTGAGGATGACGCGTTCAACACGTTCTTCTCGGAGACTGGTGCTGGCAAGCACGTTCCTCGCTGCATCTTCCTGGACCTCGAGCCTACGGTCGTGGATGAGGTGCGCACCGGCACGTACCGCCAGCTGTTCAACCCCGAGCAGCTGGTGTCCGGCAAGGAGGATGCGGCGAACAACTACGCTCGTGGCCACTACACCATCGGCAAGGAGATCGTCGACCTTGCGCTGGACCGCATTCGCAAGCTGGCGGACAACTGCACGGGTCTCCAGGGCTTTATGGTGTTCCACGCTGTGggtggcggcaccggctctggcctcggtgcgctgctgctggagcgcctgTCTGTGGACTACGGCAAGAAGTCCAAGCTTGGCTACACCGTGTACCCGAGCCCGCAGGTGTCGACTGCCGTCGTGGAGCCGTACAACTGCGTGCTGTCGACGCACTCGCTGCTCGAGCACACCGATGTTGCGACGATGCTCGACAATGAGGCCATCTACGACCTCACTCGTCGTTCTCTCGACATTGAGCGCCCGTCGTACACGAACGTGAACCGCCTGATCGGCCAGGTGGTGTCGTCTctgacggcgtcgctgcgcttCGATGGTGCGCTGAACGTGGACCTGACGGAGTTCCAGACGAACCTTGTGCCGTACCCGCGCATCCACTTCGTGCTGACGAGCTATGCTCCGGTGGTGTCTGCCGAGAAGGCGTACCACGAGCAGCTGTCCGTCGCGGACATCACGAACTCGGTGTTTGAGCCTGCTGGCATGCTGACGAAGTGCGATCCTCGCCACGGCAAGTACATGTCGTGCTGCCTCATGTACCGCGGTGATGTCGTGCCGAAGGATGTCAACGCCGCGATTGCGACGATCAAGACGAAGCGGACAATTCAGTTCGTGGACTGGTGTCCGACCGGCTTCAAGTGCGGCATCAACTACCAGCCGCCGACCGTTGTGCCCGGCGGTGACCTCGCGaaggtgcagcgcgccgtgtGCATGATTGCCAACTCGACCGCGATCGCTGAGGTGTTTGCCCGCATCGACCACAAGTTCGACCTGATGTACAGCAAGCGCGCGTTCGTGCACTGGTACGTGGGTGAGGGcatggaggagggcgagttctccgaggcgcgcgaggatctcgctgcgctggagaaggacTACGAGGAGGTTGGCGCTGAGTCCGCCGACGACATGGGTGAGGAGGACGTCGAGGAGTACTAA